The Sporosarcina ureae genomic sequence AGATTGCAACAGAAAGTGCGCATTTATTACCTGATCTCTTCTCATTCGAGATGTGGGGAGGCGCGACATTTGATGTAGCATATCGATTCTTGAAAGAAAGCCCGTGGGATCGACTCGAGAAATTACGCAAGCAAGTACCTAATGTCTTGTTCCAGATGCTCTTCAGAGGAGCCAATGCTGTTGGTTATACAAACTATCCAGATAACGTCATCCGTGAATTCATAAAGGAATCGGCTGCATCAGGTATTGATGTATTCCGTATTTTCGATAGCTTGAACTGGATTAAAGGTATGGAAGTGGCAATTGATGAAACACGTTCGACAGGAAAAATTGCAGAAGCGACAATCTGTTATACAGGAGATATTCTGGACGACAATCGTGCCAAATATACGGTCAACTACTACAAAGAGATGGCCAAAGAATTGGAATCAGTCGGTGCGCATATATTGGCAATCAAAGATATGGCGGGATTGCTAAAACCTGAAGCGGCCTATCGTCTAGTTTCAGAATTGAAAGCGTCAACAAGTCTGCCAATTCATTTGCATACACACGATACGAGCGGCAACGGTATTTATATGTATGCCAAAGCGATAGAAGCGGGAGTGGACATTGTCGATACAGCTATTGGATCAATGGCGGGTATGACTTCTCAGCCTTCAGCCAATTCACTTGCGTATGCAATGCAAAACAATGACCGTCATGTACGTGCAAATACAGAATCCTTAGAGAAACTTTCGCATTACTGGGAAGATGTACGAAAATACTACAAACCTTTTGAAAGCGGCATGAATAGTCCACACTCGGAAATTTATGTTCATGAGATGCCGGGTGGTCAATATTCGAATTTGCAACAGCAGTCGAAAGCTGTAGGGCTTGGAGAGCGCTGGGAAGAAGTGAAAAAAATGTATTCCCGTGTGAACTTCCTCTTTGGTGATATTGTCAAAGTGACACCATCATCTAAAGTAGTAGGGGATATGGCGTTGTTCATGGTACAAAATGAATTGGACGAGCATACGGTCATTGAAAAAGGACAAACTATCGATTTCCCTGAATCCGTTATTGAGTTTTTCGAAGGATCAATCGGTCAGCCATATGGCGGTTTCCCGAAAGAGCTTCAGGAAGTAATTTTAAAAGGGCGCAAAGCGATCACTGTACGTCCCGGCGAGTTATTGGCACCAGTAAACTTCCAGGATGTTCTAAAGAAGTTAACGGAAAAAATGGAGAAGCCCGCCACAATGCATGATGCACTCGCTTACGTCCTATATCCTAAAGTCTTTGAAGAATATATCGAGGTAAGAAAACAGTTTGATGATGTTTCTGTCATCAATACGCCAGAATTCCTGTATGGCTTACGTTTAGGCGAAGAAATCGAAATTGAGATTGAGTTCGGTAAAACACTTATCGTCAAATTGGTATCGATTGGTGAACCTAATCCCGACGGAACACGGACGCTGTATTTCGAGTTAAACGGACAGTCACGTGAAATCATTATCCAAGATTTCCAAGTGGAAACAAAAGATGATACGAAGCAAAAAGCCGATCCTACAAATGAAACGCATATTGCGGCTACTATGCCAGGAACTGTTTTACAAGTTGCAGTTTCAATTGGCGCTAAAGTAAAACGCGGTGAGCATTTGTTAATTACAGAGGCTATGAAAATGGAAACAACGATTCAAGCTCCTTTTGCGGGCGTTGTTAAAGCCATATACGCAAGTCCTGGAGATTCTATCTCATCAGGAGACTTATTGATTGAATTAGAACATTAAAAAAACAGCTTCCACATGTCGTTAAGACAGTGGAAGCTGTTTTTCTATAGTTAGATACAAAAAGCGCGCAACAACCTTTAAAACAGCTGTTGCACGCCCTCAAATTACTTCTTTATCCGGTTGCGAGAGACTAAAAGAACTAAATAAGTTAATAAGCCAAATAATAATGTGATGAACAACGAATGTAACAAAGCAAAATAGAGATTTAATTTAGTCAGTACGACAATCATCCCTGTAGTTGCTTGTGCGAGTACTAAGCCAAATGCTGTAATCCAACCCCAGTAAATAACGCGTTGATCACTATAATGTTTAATGGCTTTAATTGCGATGAACCCAATCCATACAACAATCAAAGCTGCAGCTAAACGGTGACCCATTTGTATCCATTCATACATATTATTCGGTAGGCTGAATTCGTTATTCCGGCACAAAGGCCAGTCAGAACATACAAGACCTGAACTGGTATGACGGACAAGAGCGCCAGTGTATATAACAAAGTATGAATAAATAGTTACCCCGATGGTGTGGTAACGTAATGATTTGTCTATACGTATCTTATCTGCGTCGAACTTCTGGTCTACTTCAAAAACCAATAAAGTTAATAGGAAGACTGACGCAAAGGATATGAGGGAAATCCCAAAGTGTAAGGCCAAGATAAAATCACCTTGTCCCCATAATACTTGCGCTGCTCCAATCAATGCCTGTAGAATCAAGAAAAATACTGCCATAAAAGCTAAAAACTTTGTTTCGCGGACATGACCAAGTGCTTTCCACGACCATATAGCCAGTATGACGATGAAAATACCTACTGAACCTGTAACTAAACGATGTGAGAATTCGATTAATACTTCTGCTGTGATGTCATCAGGAATAAGTTGTCCATTACATCCCGGCCAATGCCTTCCACACCCCATACCACTGTCGGTTTTAGTAACTAGCGCTCCACCAAGTAAGATCGCGAGCATGCCGATCGTTGAAGCTACCCCAAACCATTTTAAAAATCTGTTGTATCGCAAGTACGAAACACCTTCTTCTATTGAATTGACCATCAAAAGGTCGATTTACGTAAAATTTTGCCTGAATTCCAAAAATAATTATATTGAGATATATCGTTGAATCTCAATGGATTCTGTGGAATTGAAGCATCTATTGCAAGCTTTATGATAACGAAAAAATGACAGAAACACAATGCATGAAGGGAATAAACCACTGATGTATAAGGCTTTTCACAAATTGTTCATAAAATAGTCTCTTTAACTTCACAAATGAGAGCCACAAATGCATTACTATATAGAAGGTGAATGATAAAGACACAAAGGTTGCATAAACCGCTATAAATTGAGAATTGGTCTGGAAATTCCGGACGATTTTAGATATAGTAGGTGATAGGGTCTTTGCTGAAAACTTTGAAAGGAGGGTTATTATGTCAAACGGTCGAACGCTTTCGACAGTTGCAGATCCAAAAGTAGAAACCATTACCTTGTGGAAAGACTTTTTGGCGCTGATCAAAATAGGTATTGTCAACTCGAACTTGATCACTACGTTCACCGGTCTTTTTTTGGCATTTCAATTCACTGGTAAAAGTTTTCTCCACAACTTTGATCTACTGGTATTTGCGATTCTGGGAACAGGATTGATTATCGCATCTTCGGGCGCAATGAATAACTTGATTGACCGCGATATTGATCCCGTCATGTCGAGAACAAAGTCGAGACCGACAGTAACAGGTAGATTTAAAGCTCCCGCTGTGATGACGTTAGCCGTTACATTCTTAGTGGCTGGAGAAGTATTATTATTCTCTGCATCACCTATGGCAGGTTGGCTTGGCATCTTGGGTGTATTCGCTTATGTTGTTTTGTATTCCATGTGGTCAAAACGTAAGCATGTAAGCAATACCGTAGTAGGAAGTCTTTCAGGAGCAATTCCACCCCTAATCGGATGGGCAGCTGTTGATCCTACACTGCCAATGGGAGCGTGGGCATTGTTTTTCATCATGTTCATATGGCAACCACCGCATTTCTATGCGTTGGCTATGCGCAGAACAGAAGAGTATCGAGCGGCTAACATTCCGATGTTACCAGTTGTAAAAGGGTTTGAGCGGACGAAGAAGTCGATGCTCATGTGGGTATTGCTACTATTTCCATTACCATTCTTGTTACCACAGCTCGGCACCGGGTTTATAGTTTTTGCAACACTGTTGAATATTGGATGGCTTTATTTATCTATCAAAGGATTCAAAGCCAAAGAAGATTTGAAATGGGCAACAGGAATGTTCGTTTATTCTTTAAATTATATGACAATCTTGTTTGTATCCATGATTATTTTCTCTATATTCATCTAACGTATCGGAATTCTTTCTTTAAAACAGGAATTCATCATAAAGGGGCACTCAGTCCTCCAGAGTAGAAAAACATTTTTTTAGAAAGAGAGGTATTAGTTAGCGATGATTAAAGGACTCAAAAAGTGGCGTCTCTTTTCTTTACTAGCGGTTTTCGCTGTGTTCATGGCAGGTTGTGGTAATGAAGAAATTTCAACCTTCCAACCAGCTGGACAAGTCGCTAATGACCAGTTCAAGTTGTTGCTATTAGCATCAGGAATCATGTTACTGGTTATCATTGTAGTAGTAATTATTTACACTGTTGCATTATTCCGCTTCAGACGTTCCAAATTGGGTGAAGATCATATCCCAGAGCAAGTGGAAGGAAGTCACACACTTGAGCTGCTTTGGACATTCATTCCAATAGTATTACTTTTGATTCTTGCTATTCCTACCGTTCACTACACATATAAATTAGGTGATGTGAAGGCAATGGGAGCAGTTGATGAAGACGGCAACGCGGAGAACTTAGTAGTAGATGTTACAGCGAAGTTGTATTGGTGGGAGTTCGAGTATCCTGATCTAGGTATTGTTACTGCTCAGGAACTAGTAGTACCTACTGATGAAAAAGTTTATTTCAACTTGATCGCAGCGGACGTAAAGCACTCATTCTGGATTCCGTCAGTTGGCGGTAAGCTAGATACGAACGTTGAGAACGTAAATAAATTCTATCTGTCATTTGAGAAAGAATCTGACGGCTTGAAAGATGGCGTTTTCTACGGGAAATGTGCTGAGCTATGTGGACCTTCTCACGCATTGATGGACTTTAAAGTGAAAACATTACCGAGAGACCAATTTGACAGCTGGGTTACAGCTATGCAGAAAACAGCAGAAGAACCTGTTGTTGCAAACGCTGACGGCGAAGAAGTCTTCTCTCAAAGCTGTATCGGTTGTCACGCAGTTTCAGGTGTAGGTGAGTCTGGTGCACAAGGACCAAACTTGGCTTCATTCGGTGATCGTAATCGTGTGGCAGGTTTCCTTGAACACGATGAAGAAAACTTGAAAGATTGGATTCGTGATACACAGAAACATAAGCCAGGCAATACGATGCCTTCATTCAGTGAAGATCAGATTTCTGATGAAGACTTAGATGCTTTAGCTGAATACTTAATGGGCTTAAAAGTAGCAAAATAATTTTCAAACGGAAATTGAATAGGAGGTAACACAGTGAGTTCAGTTGCTCAAAAAAGTGGCTTTGGCGCAACACTATGGGATTGGCTAACAACAGTCGACCATAAGAAGATCGGAATTCTGTATCTCCTCGGGGGATTATTCTTCTTCGTTCTTGGTGGTATTGAAGCGATGATCATTCGTCTTCAGTTGATGACGCCAAACAACGATCTCGTAAGCGCAGGGCTTTTTAATGACTTAATTACAATGCACGGAACGACCATGATTTTCTTGGCAGCAATGCCGATTCTCTTTGGTTTTATGAACGCGATCATGCCGCTTCAAATCGGGGCACGTGACGTAGCGTTTCCATTCATCAACTCATTAGGTTTTTGGATGTTCGCATTTGGTGGTTTATTCCTTAACATCTCTTGGTTATTCGGTGAAGTTCCAGATGCTGGATGGACATCTTATGCATCATTATCGCTTCACTCACCAGGACATGGTGTGGATTTCTATGCAATCGGTTTACAGATCGCGGGTGGTGGTACGTTGATGGCAGGGATTAACTTCCTTGTAACTATCATTAACATGCGTGCACCAGGGATGACGTATATGCGTATGCCTTTGTTTACATGGACTACGTTTGTTGCGTCTGCAATGATTTTGTTCGCATTCCCTCCGTTGACTATCGGATTGTTCTTCCTAACGTTTGACCGTATGTTTAGTGGTAACTTCTTTGATCATACGATGGGCGGAAACACGATTATCTGGGAGCATATTTTCTGGATTTTCGGTCACCCTGAAGTATATATCTTGATTTTGCCGGCATTCGGTATTTTCTCAGAGGTATTCTCCGTATTTTCACGGAAACGTCTATTCGGTTACACAGCGATGGTATTCGCTACAGTGTTAATCGGTTTCTTAGGCTTCATGGTATGGGCTCACCATATGTTTACAGTTGGTCTTGGGCCGACAGCGAACGCAATCTTCGCAGTAGCGACGATGGCAATTGCTGTACCTACAGGTGTTAAAATCTTTAACTGGTTGCTTACAATTTGGGGCGGTAGTATAAAAGTTACAACTCCAATGCTCTATGCTTTAGGTTTTATTCCTTCATTCGTAATGGGTGGAGTAACAGGTGTAATGCAAGGGGCAGCACCACTTGACTATCAGCTACACGATTCTTACTTCATCGTAGCTCACTTCCACTACGTAATCGTAGGTGGGGTAGTACTAGCTATTTTTGCCGGCCTTCACTACTGGTGGCCAAAAATGTTCGGTACGATGTTGAGCGAGTTTTTAGGGAAAATTACTTTTGTATTCTTCTTTATCGGTTTCCACAT encodes the following:
- a CDS encoding pyruvate carboxylase is translated as MVERREIRKVLVANRGEIAIRVFRACTELGIATVGIYSAEDRASLHRYKSDQSFIVGEGKKPIDAYLDIEGIIDIAKKANVDAIHPGYGFLAENAQFAARLEEEGIIFIGPTSTHLEMFGDKVKAREQAILADIPVIPGSDGPVTSVEEVAAFGEQHSYPIIIKASLGGGGRGMRIVESPEEVQEAYNRAKSEAKSAFGSDEVYVEKYITNPKHIEVQILGDTYGEIVHLYERDCSIQRRHQKVVEIAPSISLTEELRHEICNAAVKLSKNVSYINAGTVEFLVADDSFYFIEVNPRIQVEHTITEMITGIDIVQSQVLIAAGEALHSERVNIPAQQDIPLFGYAIQSRVTTEDPLNDFMPDTGKVMVYRSSGGFGVRLDTGNAYQGSVISPYYDSLLVKVSTWGSTFGDAASKMHRNLKEFRIRGIKTNIPFLENVVCHENFLSGHYNTSFIDETPELFAFAKKQDRGTKALSYLGNVTINGFPGIDDSTRPVLHPVRIPKIDYSMPIPKGTKQILDEQGADGLVEWVLKQDDVLLTDTTFRDAHQSLLATRMRTKELTQIATESAHLLPDLFSFEMWGGATFDVAYRFLKESPWDRLEKLRKQVPNVLFQMLFRGANAVGYTNYPDNVIREFIKESAASGIDVFRIFDSLNWIKGMEVAIDETRSTGKIAEATICYTGDILDDNRAKYTVNYYKEMAKELESVGAHILAIKDMAGLLKPEAAYRLVSELKASTSLPIHLHTHDTSGNGIYMYAKAIEAGVDIVDTAIGSMAGMTSQPSANSLAYAMQNNDRHVRANTESLEKLSHYWEDVRKYYKPFESGMNSPHSEIYVHEMPGGQYSNLQQQSKAVGLGERWEEVKKMYSRVNFLFGDIVKVTPSSKVVGDMALFMVQNELDEHTVIEKGQTIDFPESVIEFFEGSIGQPYGGFPKELQEVILKGRKAITVRPGELLAPVNFQDVLKKLTEKMEKPATMHDALAYVLYPKVFEEYIEVRKQFDDVSVINTPEFLYGLRLGEEIEIEIEFGKTLIVKLVSIGEPNPDGTRTLYFELNGQSREIIIQDFQVETKDDTKQKADPTNETHIAATMPGTVLQVAVSIGAKVKRGEHLLITEAMKMETTIQAPFAGVVKAIYASPGDSISSGDLLIELEH
- a CDS encoding COX15/CtaA family protein — translated: MVNSIEEGVSYLRYNRFLKWFGVASTIGMLAILLGGALVTKTDSGMGCGRHWPGCNGQLIPDDITAEVLIEFSHRLVTGSVGIFIVILAIWSWKALGHVRETKFLAFMAVFFLILQALIGAAQVLWGQGDFILALHFGISLISFASVFLLTLLVFEVDQKFDADKIRIDKSLRYHTIGVTIYSYFVIYTGALVRHTSSGLVCSDWPLCRNNEFSLPNNMYEWIQMGHRLAAALIVVWIGFIAIKAIKHYSDQRVIYWGWITAFGLVLAQATTGMIVVLTKLNLYFALLHSLFITLLFGLLTYLVLLVSRNRIKK
- the cyoE gene encoding heme o synthase, whose translation is MSNGRTLSTVADPKVETITLWKDFLALIKIGIVNSNLITTFTGLFLAFQFTGKSFLHNFDLLVFAILGTGLIIASSGAMNNLIDRDIDPVMSRTKSRPTVTGRFKAPAVMTLAVTFLVAGEVLLFSASPMAGWLGILGVFAYVVLYSMWSKRKHVSNTVVGSLSGAIPPLIGWAAVDPTLPMGAWALFFIMFIWQPPHFYALAMRRTEEYRAANIPMLPVVKGFERTKKSMLMWVLLLFPLPFLLPQLGTGFIVFATLLNIGWLYLSIKGFKAKEDLKWATGMFVYSLNYMTILFVSMIIFSIFI
- the coxB gene encoding cytochrome c oxidase subunit II, giving the protein MIKGLKKWRLFSLLAVFAVFMAGCGNEEISTFQPAGQVANDQFKLLLLASGIMLLVIIVVVIIYTVALFRFRRSKLGEDHIPEQVEGSHTLELLWTFIPIVLLLILAIPTVHYTYKLGDVKAMGAVDEDGNAENLVVDVTAKLYWWEFEYPDLGIVTAQELVVPTDEKVYFNLIAADVKHSFWIPSVGGKLDTNVENVNKFYLSFEKESDGLKDGVFYGKCAELCGPSHALMDFKVKTLPRDQFDSWVTAMQKTAEEPVVANADGEEVFSQSCIGCHAVSGVGESGAQGPNLASFGDRNRVAGFLEHDEENLKDWIRDTQKHKPGNTMPSFSEDQISDEDLDALAEYLMGLKVAK
- a CDS encoding cytochrome c oxidase subunit I, which gives rise to MSSVAQKSGFGATLWDWLTTVDHKKIGILYLLGGLFFFVLGGIEAMIIRLQLMTPNNDLVSAGLFNDLITMHGTTMIFLAAMPILFGFMNAIMPLQIGARDVAFPFINSLGFWMFAFGGLFLNISWLFGEVPDAGWTSYASLSLHSPGHGVDFYAIGLQIAGGGTLMAGINFLVTIINMRAPGMTYMRMPLFTWTTFVASAMILFAFPPLTIGLFFLTFDRMFSGNFFDHTMGGNTIIWEHIFWIFGHPEVYILILPAFGIFSEVFSVFSRKRLFGYTAMVFATVLIGFLGFMVWAHHMFTVGLGPTANAIFAVATMAIAVPTGVKIFNWLLTIWGGSIKVTTPMLYALGFIPSFVMGGVTGVMQGAAPLDYQLHDSYFIVAHFHYVIVGGVVLAIFAGLHYWWPKMFGTMLSEFLGKITFVFFFIGFHMTFLIQHWLGFWGMPRRVWTFMDGQGWNIANMVSTIGALLMAIGFTVMVINIIMTTVKNERVGNDPWGDGRTLEWAIPSPPPFYNFPATPLVRGLDTLWIEKMEGSKEMITPAEPITDIHMPHGSIIPMLMTLGLFIAGFGAMFQQETSWGLGVLIFGLAFTFVAMATRSLKDDLGYYVTKEQILQDQENIKRGRN